A region of Spiribacter roseus DNA encodes the following proteins:
- a CDS encoding YqaA family protein — protein MKVFTALYDRVLRWAGHPRAPWMLAGLSFAESSFFPVPPDVMLAPMCMARPRRAMRLATLTTLASVAGGVLGYLIGLLGLELVLPLIEEAGYAPAYETARGWFVDWGFWVVLVAGFSPIPYKIFTIAAGAMAIAWLPFLLASLLGRGARFYLVAAVLGWGGPRMEPWLRRYMERIGWFSVIVLLALVVYLSR, from the coding sequence ATGAAGGTCTTTACCGCGCTCTACGATCGGGTCCTGCGCTGGGCCGGGCATCCCCGGGCGCCGTGGATGCTGGCGGGGTTGAGTTTTGCCGAGTCCTCATTCTTCCCCGTGCCGCCCGATGTCATGCTCGCGCCCATGTGCATGGCCCGGCCGCGGCGGGCCATGCGACTGGCAACGCTCACCACCCTGGCCTCGGTGGCGGGCGGTGTGCTCGGGTATCTGATCGGTCTTCTGGGCCTCGAGCTGGTCCTGCCCCTGATTGAGGAGGCCGGCTATGCACCGGCCTACGAGACGGCGCGTGGCTGGTTCGTGGACTGGGGCTTCTGGGTGGTGCTGGTGGCCGGTTTTTCGCCGATCCCCTATAAGATCTTCACCATCGCGGCCGGCGCCATGGCCATTGCCTGGCTGCCCTTCCTGCTGGCGTCGCTACTGGGCCGGGGGGCGCGGTTCTATCTGGTGGCCGCGGTGCTGGGGTGGGGCGGCCCGCGCATGGAACCGTGGCTGCGTCGTTATATGGAGCGGATCGGGTGGTTCAGTGTGATCGTGCTGCTCGCCCTGGTCGTGTACCTGTCGCGGTAG
- a CDS encoding protein-L-isoaspartate(D-aspartate) O-methyltransferase: MDDHRRQGIGMTSRRTRERLAGRLGDAGIRDARVLNVMRQIPRHLFVDEALASRAYEDTALPIGHGQTISQPFVVARMTEILIRDRIPSRVLEVGTGSGYQAAVLAALVDEVCTIERIRALYERSRALFRQLGIGNIRQRLGDGFEGWPSAAPFDAIILTAAPETVPPALFEQLADDGQLMAPVGGGGTQELRVWHRRAGAFDEQTVEAVSFVPMRGGIEG; this comes from the coding sequence ATGGACGATCACCGCCGTCAGGGCATCGGCATGACATCGCGGCGTACCCGTGAGCGGCTGGCCGGCCGGCTGGGCGACGCCGGGATCCGTGATGCCCGGGTGCTCAACGTGATGCGCCAGATCCCCCGGCACCTGTTTGTTGACGAGGCACTGGCATCGCGGGCCTACGAGGACACCGCGCTGCCGATCGGTCACGGGCAGACGATTTCGCAGCCGTTCGTGGTGGCCCGCATGACCGAGATCCTCATCCGGGACCGGATCCCCTCGCGGGTGCTTGAGGTGGGGACGGGTTCGGGCTATCAGGCCGCGGTGCTCGCGGCGCTGGTCGATGAGGTCTGCACCATTGAGCGCATTCGTGCCCTCTACGAGCGCAGCCGTGCGCTGTTCCGCCAGCTCGGCATCGGCAATATCCGGCAGCGCCTTGGCGACGGTTTCGAGGGCTGGCCATCGGCCGCGCCGTTTGATGCCATCATACTGACCGCGGCCCCTGAGACGGTGCCGCCCGCGCTGTTCGAGCAGCTCGCCGACGATGGCCAGTTGATGGCACCGGTGGGTGGCGGAGGCACCCAGGAACTGCGGGTCTGGCACCGACGGGCGGGCGCGTTCGACGAGCAGACCGTGGAAGCCGTCAGCTTTGTCCCCATGCGCGGCGGCATCGAGGGATGA
- the surE gene encoding 5'/3'-nucleotidase SurE, translating into MRILVSNDDGYESTGIGELAATLAEQASVTVVAPVRDRSGASNSLTLDRPLRVDEIRSGVFRVDGTPTDCVHLATTGLLEALPDMVVSGINAGGNLGDDVLYSGTVAAAMEGRTLGLPAIAISLVGDAPTHYATAAAMARQLINRLHHDPLPADTILNVNVPDRPWAEVTGIEATRLGSRHRAEAAIRDHDPKGRPIYWIGPPGARQDAGPGSDFDAIERGAISITPMQVDLTRYAALDSVAGWIEGLR; encoded by the coding sequence ATGAGAATTCTCGTCAGCAACGACGACGGCTATGAATCCACGGGCATCGGCGAACTCGCCGCCACGCTCGCCGAGCAGGCCAGCGTCACGGTGGTGGCACCGGTGCGCGACCGCAGTGGCGCGAGCAACTCGCTGACACTGGACCGCCCGCTACGCGTTGATGAAATCCGCAGCGGTGTCTTCCGGGTGGATGGCACCCCCACGGATTGCGTGCACCTGGCCACCACGGGCCTGCTTGAAGCGCTGCCGGACATGGTGGTCTCGGGGATCAATGCCGGTGGCAACCTGGGCGATGATGTGCTCTACAGCGGGACGGTAGCCGCCGCCATGGAGGGCCGGACGCTGGGTCTGCCGGCGATCGCGATTTCCCTGGTGGGCGATGCGCCCACGCATTACGCCACGGCGGCGGCCATGGCGCGGCAATTGATCAACCGGCTGCACCATGATCCGTTGCCGGCCGACACCATCCTCAACGTCAATGTCCCGGATCGGCCCTGGGCCGAGGTCACCGGCATCGAGGCGACCCGGCTCGGCAGTCGTCATCGCGCCGAAGCGGCGATCCGCGATCATGACCCCAAGGGACGGCCCATCTACTGGATCGGGCCGCCCGGGGCACGCCAGGATGCGGGCCCCGGAAGCGATTTTGACGCCATTGAGCGTGGGGCGATCTCCATTACGCCCATGCAGGTTGATCTGACCCGTTATGCAGCACTCGACTCAGTGGCCGGCTGGATCGAGGGACTGCGCTGA
- a CDS encoding Smr/MutS family protein codes for MEDQDRETALFRAAMEDVSPLEHPDTPDLRRRRPPPIPGQRRADDRAVLRELAEGEQDGAELGAELGEALAWSRAGLHRKTLRRLRRGDFSVMAELDLHGHTVDSARRLLTDFLNECHRRHMGCVRVIHGKGRRSSNAGPVLKGQVDRWLRQRDDILAFCSARPVDGGTGALYVLLRR; via the coding sequence ATGGAAGATCAGGACCGGGAGACCGCCCTTTTCCGGGCGGCCATGGAGGATGTCAGTCCGCTTGAGCACCCGGACACGCCCGATCTGCGGCGCCGCCGTCCGCCACCGATCCCCGGCCAGCGTCGTGCCGACGACCGGGCGGTGCTGCGGGAGCTCGCCGAAGGCGAACAGGACGGCGCCGAGCTGGGCGCGGAACTGGGCGAGGCCCTTGCCTGGTCGCGTGCCGGCCTCCATCGCAAAACCCTGCGCCGGCTACGTCGGGGCGATTTCAGTGTAATGGCCGAGCTCGACCTGCACGGCCACACGGTCGACTCGGCGCGCCGCCTGCTGACCGACTTCCTCAACGAATGCCACCGCCGACACATGGGCTGCGTGCGGGTGATCCACGGCAAGGGCCGGCGCTCGTCAAACGCCGGACCGGTCCTCAAGGGACAGGTGGACCGCTGGCTGCGCCAGCGCGACGACATCCTCGCCTTCTGTTCCGCGCGGCCGGTGGACGGCGGCACGGGGGCGCTGTATGTGCTGCTGCGACGCTGA
- the truD gene encoding tRNA pseudouridine(13) synthase TruD — protein sequence MSGTGDWPLAWGTPVGTARVAVSPEDFQVDERLGFAPTGDGPHLLVRIRKRGLTTQQAVQQLAGHWQVERRAMGYAGRKDRQAVTTQWLSVPWPVNAPLAPLGRVVDQDGQALDVIDVQRHRRKLPVGALTGNRFTLTLRDVDAAPRDIAARLVTIARHGVPNYFGGQRFGRHGQNLDRALNWLAGGERPRSRNDRSMLISAARSAMFNAVLARRIDAGDWSQPRPGDLLVLDGRGSLFAAEAAETAFNRRRAAGLRIHPTGPLPGATNRRQPQTAALIERESAVLQDWAAVIQALADQRVTADRRALRLSVAALAGWRMAPGTWRLRFELTRGAYATMVIRELVEAVND from the coding sequence GTGAGCGGGACAGGCGACTGGCCGCTCGCCTGGGGCACGCCGGTGGGCACGGCGCGTGTTGCGGTCAGCCCCGAGGATTTCCAAGTCGACGAGCGCCTGGGCTTTGCCCCGACCGGGGACGGCCCGCATCTGCTGGTGCGTATCCGCAAACGCGGACTGACCACCCAGCAGGCCGTCCAGCAGCTGGCCGGGCACTGGCAGGTGGAGCGCCGGGCCATGGGCTATGCCGGGCGCAAGGACCGTCAGGCGGTCACGACGCAATGGTTATCCGTGCCCTGGCCGGTCAATGCGCCACTCGCCCCGCTGGGTCGCGTGGTTGATCAGGACGGGCAGGCGCTGGATGTGATCGATGTCCAGCGCCACCGGCGCAAGCTGCCGGTGGGGGCGCTGACGGGCAACCGCTTCACCCTTACGCTGCGTGATGTCGATGCCGCGCCCCGGGATATCGCCGCGCGGCTCGTGACCATTGCCCGCCACGGGGTGCCCAATTATTTTGGTGGCCAGCGTTTTGGCCGTCATGGACAGAATCTGGACCGGGCCCTTAATTGGCTCGCGGGCGGCGAGCGCCCGCGCTCGCGCAATGACCGCAGCATGCTGATCTCGGCGGCACGCTCGGCCATGTTCAATGCGGTGCTGGCGCGGCGCATTGACGCCGGTGACTGGTCCCAGCCGCGCCCCGGCGATCTGCTGGTGCTCGATGGACGTGGCAGCCTCTTTGCTGCCGAGGCGGCCGAAACGGCCTTCAACCGCCGCCGCGCGGCCGGCCTGCGGATCCACCCCACGGGGCCTCTGCCCGGCGCCACCAATCGGCGCCAGCCGCAGACGGCGGCATTGATCGAGCGCGAGTCGGCGGTATTGCAGGACTGGGCGGCGGTCATTCAGGCGCTGGCGGACCAGCGTGTCACCGCCGATCGACGGGCGCTGCGTCTGAGCGTCGCTGCGCTCGCTGGCTGGCGGATGGCGCCGGGGACCTGGCGCCTGCGCTTTGAGCTGACCCGGGGCGCCTACGCCACGATGGTGATCCGCGAGCTGGTCGAGGCGGTCAATGACTGA
- the ispF gene encoding 2-C-methyl-D-erythritol 2,4-cyclodiphosphate synthase: MRIGQGIDAHRLVADRRLVLGGVEVAYEYGLAAHSDGDVLLHALCDALLGAVGQGDIGQHFPDTDAAYAQIDSRVLLRRVGALVAGQGGVIGNLDATLIAQRPRLAPHLPAMRTRIAADLDLSEGQINLKATTLEWMGFTGRGEGIAASAVALVDCP; this comes from the coding sequence ATGCGGATCGGTCAGGGCATCGATGCCCATCGGCTGGTCGCCGACCGACGTCTAGTGCTGGGCGGCGTCGAGGTGGCCTATGAATACGGACTGGCCGCGCACTCGGACGGAGATGTGCTGCTGCATGCGTTATGCGACGCGCTGCTGGGCGCTGTCGGTCAGGGCGACATCGGCCAGCATTTCCCGGACACCGATGCGGCCTACGCGCAGATCGACAGCCGCGTGCTGCTGCGCCGTGTGGGTGCCCTCGTCGCGGGGCAGGGCGGCGTGATCGGCAACCTCGACGCCACCCTGATCGCCCAGCGGCCGCGCCTGGCGCCGCACCTGCCCGCCATGCGCACCCGCATTGCGGCAGACCTTGACCTGTCGGAGGGACAGATCAATCTGAAAGCGACAACGCTTGAGTGGATGGGGTTTACCGGGCGCGGTGAGGGGATCGCCGCCAGCGCCGTGGCGCTGGTTGACTGCCCGTGA
- the ispD gene encoding 2-C-methyl-D-erythritol 4-phosphate cytidylyltransferase, translating to MAKRLWGLIAAAGSGQRLRAGTPKQYHHLAGRPVLAWSLDALCQVPDIAGVMIVRAADDALFDQASLRRDDRVRDCPGGAERQDSIRAGLAALRDWGAAEGDGVLVHDAARPAVPATDITRLIEAVADDPDGGLLAAPVRDTLKRADAAGRVADTPSREGLWQAMTPQLFPLGRLQTALARDTRVTDESQAMEGLGARPRLVAGDPGNIKYTYPEDIHWLANAIERNRRRTPE from the coding sequence ATGGCTAAACGCCTCTGGGGGCTGATCGCGGCGGCCGGCAGTGGCCAGCGCCTGCGCGCCGGGACGCCCAAGCAGTACCACCATCTGGCCGGTCGACCGGTTCTGGCCTGGTCGCTCGATGCACTCTGTCAGGTACCTGATATTGCCGGCGTGATGATCGTGCGGGCCGCCGATGATGCGCTGTTCGATCAGGCCTCGCTGCGGCGCGATGACCGGGTACGCGACTGCCCGGGCGGCGCGGAGCGCCAGGACTCGATCCGTGCCGGACTGGCGGCGTTGCGGGACTGGGGCGCCGCGGAAGGCGACGGGGTTCTGGTCCACGACGCGGCCCGGCCGGCGGTCCCGGCGACCGATATCACCCGACTGATCGAGGCCGTCGCCGATGACCCGGATGGCGGGCTGCTGGCCGCGCCGGTGCGTGACACCCTGAAGCGCGCCGATGCGGCGGGTCGGGTGGCCGATACGCCGTCCCGGGAAGGACTCTGGCAGGCGATGACCCCGCAGTTGTTCCCGCTGGGGCGGCTGCAGACGGCGCTTGCCCGTGATACCCGGGTGACTGACGAATCCCAGGCCATGGAGGGGCTCGGTGCGCGCCCACGGCTGGTCGCGGGTGATCCGGGCAACATCAAGTACACCTATCCCGAAGACATCCACTGGCTGGCCAATGCCATTGAGCGCAACCGACGGAGGACGCCGGAATGA
- a CDS encoding septum formation initiator family protein, with the protein MRWMAAALVVLIVVLQSRLWLGEGSVPAMQRLQAAVAEQRGENARLDERNRALAADVADLRSGLRSVEERARRDMGMIGADEHFYRVIGPRDG; encoded by the coding sequence ATGCGCTGGATGGCGGCGGCGCTGGTGGTGTTGATCGTGGTGCTGCAGTCGCGGCTCTGGCTGGGTGAGGGCAGCGTCCCCGCCATGCAGCGACTGCAGGCCGCGGTCGCCGAGCAGCGCGGCGAAAACGCCCGCCTCGACGAGCGCAACCGGGCGCTGGCAGCGGATGTCGCCGACCTGCGCAGTGGACTGCGCAGTGTCGAGGAACGGGCGCGCCGTGACATGGGCATGATCGGCGCTGATGAACACTTCTATCGGGTGATCGGACCGCGGGATGGCTAA
- the eno gene encoding phosphopyruvate hydratase, which translates to MPTITRIHAREILDSRGNPTLEAEATLSDGSLGRAAVPSGASTGAREAVELRDGDKTRYLGKGVTRAVANVNGEINDALNGMTAEDQRGIDERLIALDGTDNKGRLGANALLGASLAVAQAAARSAGQSLFAYLAPAEEYTLPVPMMNILNGGAHASNSVDIQEFMVMPIGFDRFSDALRCGTEIFHALKKVLGGRGLSTAVGDEGGFAPDLPSNEAAIEVILEAVKAAGYTPGEQVWLALDAASSEFCENGEYYLASEDRRFDADGFAAVLADWVARYPIISIEDGMGEDDWDGWATLTRQISEGVQLVGDDLFVTNTRIFQSGIDQGIANSILIKFNQIGTLTETLDAISMADGAGYSAVVSHRSGETEDTIIADLAVASTATQIKTGSLCRSDRVAKYNQLLRIEEALGERARYAGRSAFPNLRRMGA; encoded by the coding sequence ATGCCCACCATCACCCGCATCCACGCCCGCGAGATCCTCGACTCGCGCGGCAATCCAACCCTCGAGGCCGAGGCCACCCTCAGCGATGGCAGCCTGGGCCGCGCAGCGGTGCCGTCGGGCGCCTCCACCGGGGCGCGTGAGGCCGTGGAGCTGCGCGATGGGGACAAGACGCGTTATCTGGGCAAAGGCGTGACCCGGGCAGTGGCCAACGTCAACGGCGAGATCAACGACGCCCTGAATGGCATGACCGCCGAGGATCAGCGTGGCATTGACGAGCGCCTCATTGCCCTCGACGGCACGGACAACAAGGGCCGGTTGGGCGCCAATGCGCTGCTCGGCGCCTCGCTGGCGGTGGCTCAGGCGGCGGCGCGGTCGGCGGGCCAGTCGCTGTTCGCCTATCTGGCTCCGGCCGAGGAATACACCCTGCCCGTGCCCATGATGAATATCCTCAACGGCGGCGCGCATGCCAGTAACAGCGTCGACATCCAGGAATTCATGGTGATGCCGATCGGCTTTGATCGCTTCAGTGACGCGCTGCGCTGCGGCACCGAGATTTTCCACGCCCTCAAGAAAGTGCTCGGCGGGCGGGGACTGTCAACGGCGGTGGGCGATGAGGGCGGCTTCGCCCCGGACCTGCCTTCGAACGAAGCGGCCATCGAAGTCATCCTCGAGGCGGTGAAAGCCGCCGGCTATACCCCGGGCGAGCAGGTCTGGCTGGCGCTGGACGCCGCCAGCTCCGAGTTCTGTGAGAACGGCGAATACTATCTGGCCTCCGAAGACCGGCGCTTTGATGCCGATGGCTTCGCCGCCGTGCTCGCCGACTGGGTGGCGCGTTATCCGATCATCTCGATCGAGGACGGTATGGGCGAGGATGACTGGGACGGCTGGGCCACCCTCACGCGCCAGATCAGCGAGGGCGTCCAGTTGGTGGGCGACGATCTGTTCGTGACCAATACGCGCATCTTCCAGAGTGGCATTGATCAGGGCATCGCCAACTCGATCCTCATCAAGTTCAATCAGATCGGTACGCTGACTGAGACGCTGGATGCGATCAGTATGGCCGATGGCGCCGGGTACTCGGCGGTGGTTTCCCATCGCTCGGGCGAGACCGAGGATACGATCATCGCCGATCTGGCCGTCGCCAGCACCGCCACGCAGATCAAGACCGGCTCCCTGTGCCGCTCGGACCGCGTTGCCAAATACAATCAGCTGCTGCGGATTGAAGAGGCGCTGGGTGAGCGGGCCCGTTACGCGGGTCGCTCGGCATTCCCCAACCTGCGTCGCATGGGCGCCTGA
- the kdsA gene encoding 3-deoxy-8-phosphooctulonate synthase, with amino-acid sequence MTLRVQGQPLGLDHPLCLIAGPCVVESRAQTLAIAEQLVAMTAERGIPLIFKASYDKANRSSASSYRGLGRAAGLETLAAVRERFNVPVLTDVHEATPLDEVASVVDWLQTPAFLCRQTDFIQSVAACGLPVNLKKGQFLAPWDMANVVDKARETGNTQITVCERGVSFGYNNLVADMRSLAVMRAIGAPVIFDATHSVQLPGGQGSASGGQREHVPVLARAAVAAGVSGLFMETHPDPANALSDGPNSWPLQRLPALLDALTALDAVTRQHGFAENEL; translated from the coding sequence GTGACCCTCCGGGTGCAGGGCCAGCCACTGGGGCTTGACCACCCGCTCTGCCTGATTGCGGGCCCCTGCGTGGTTGAATCGCGGGCACAGACGCTCGCCATCGCCGAGCAGCTCGTGGCGATGACCGCCGAGCGCGGCATCCCGTTGATCTTCAAGGCCTCGTACGACAAGGCCAACCGTTCGTCGGCGTCCAGTTATCGCGGGCTCGGGCGCGCCGCCGGGCTGGAGACCCTCGCCGCCGTGCGCGAGCGCTTCAATGTGCCGGTCCTCACCGATGTGCACGAGGCCACGCCGCTGGATGAGGTGGCCTCGGTGGTGGACTGGCTGCAGACCCCCGCCTTTCTGTGCCGCCAGACCGACTTCATTCAGTCGGTGGCGGCCTGTGGGCTGCCGGTCAATCTCAAAAAGGGTCAGTTCCTGGCGCCCTGGGATATGGCCAATGTGGTCGACAAGGCCCGCGAGACCGGTAACACACAGATCACGGTGTGCGAGCGCGGCGTGAGCTTTGGCTACAATAATCTGGTCGCGGATATGCGCTCGCTGGCGGTCATGCGTGCCATCGGCGCCCCGGTGATTTTCGATGCCACCCACTCGGTGCAACTGCCGGGCGGCCAGGGCAGTGCCTCCGGTGGGCAGCGTGAGCATGTCCCGGTGCTCGCCCGTGCCGCCGTGGCGGCTGGCGTCAGCGGTCTTTTCATGGAAACCCACCCCGATCCGGCCAATGCCCTGTCGGATGGCCCCAACAGCTGGCCATTGCAACGGCTGCCGGCACTCCTCGATGCGCTCACAGCGCTGGATGCCGTCACCCGACAGCACGGATTTGCCGAAAACGAACTGTAA
- a CDS encoding CTP synthase, with protein sequence MTRFIFITGGVVSSLGKGIAAASLGSILQARGLSVTMVKLDPYINVDPGTMSPFQHGEVFVTDDGAETDLDLGHYERFVRMRAAQANNHTTGRIYESVIRKERRGDYLGGTVQVIPHITDEIKRCIEDGAGESDIALIEIGGTVGDIESLPFLEAIRQMGTELGRERCLFIHLTLLPWIGAAGEMKTKPTQHSVKELRSIGIQPDILVCRASMPIPAEERRKIALFTNVEPRAVISALDVDNIYKVPAMLHEQHLDGIVAEKLGLTLPPATLNDWAHVVEAMESPVGEVTVAMVGKYVDLADAYMSLNEALRHAGIQQRQKVHIRYVDSEAIEREGTSLLNDVDAILVPGGFGERGIEGKIAAAGYAREAEVPFLGICLGLQVAVIEFARHVAGLEGAHSTEFVTHPRHPVIALITEWMNAEGLREYRDSDSDLGGTMRLGAQASTLVRGTRFHRVYGKDVIRERHRHRYEFNNGYAERLTDAGLVIAGWSGDGHLVEAVELPDHPWFLACQFHPEFTSTPRDGHPLFADFIDAATAQRDARADQAS encoded by the coding sequence ATGACGCGATTCATCTTTATCACCGGCGGTGTCGTGTCCTCATTGGGCAAGGGCATCGCCGCCGCCTCCCTGGGCAGCATCCTGCAGGCACGCGGCCTCAGCGTGACCATGGTCAAGCTTGACCCCTACATCAACGTCGATCCGGGCACCATGAGTCCGTTCCAGCACGGCGAGGTCTTCGTCACCGACGACGGCGCCGAAACGGACCTGGATCTGGGCCACTACGAGCGGTTCGTGCGCATGCGCGCCGCCCAGGCCAACAATCACACCACCGGGCGGATCTACGAGAGCGTGATCCGTAAGGAGCGCCGCGGCGACTATCTGGGCGGCACCGTCCAGGTCATCCCGCATATCACCGACGAGATCAAACGCTGCATTGAAGACGGCGCCGGTGAGTCGGACATCGCCCTGATCGAGATTGGCGGGACGGTGGGCGATATCGAATCGCTGCCGTTTCTCGAGGCGATCCGGCAGATGGGCACCGAGCTTGGCCGTGAGCGCTGCCTGTTCATTCACCTCACGCTGCTGCCCTGGATCGGGGCGGCGGGCGAGATGAAGACCAAGCCGACCCAGCACTCGGTCAAGGAACTGCGCAGTATCGGGATCCAGCCCGACATCCTCGTGTGTCGCGCGTCCATGCCGATACCCGCCGAAGAGCGCCGCAAGATTGCGCTGTTCACCAATGTCGAGCCGCGTGCGGTGATCTCGGCACTGGACGTCGACAACATCTACAAAGTCCCGGCGATGCTCCACGAGCAGCATCTCGATGGCATCGTCGCGGAAAAACTCGGCCTTACACTGCCGCCGGCCACGCTCAACGACTGGGCGCATGTGGTCGAGGCCATGGAGTCGCCGGTCGGCGAGGTGACCGTGGCCATGGTCGGCAAATACGTGGATCTGGCGGATGCGTATATGTCGCTGAATGAGGCGCTGCGTCACGCCGGTATCCAGCAGCGCCAGAAAGTGCATATCCGCTACGTCGACTCGGAGGCCATCGAGCGTGAAGGCACGTCGCTGCTCAATGACGTGGATGCGATCCTTGTGCCCGGCGGCTTCGGCGAGCGCGGCATTGAGGGCAAGATCGCCGCGGCGGGTTATGCCCGCGAGGCGGAGGTGCCGTTTCTGGGCATCTGTCTGGGGCTGCAGGTGGCCGTGATCGAATTCGCCCGCCATGTGGCCGGGCTTGAAGGGGCGCACAGCACCGAGTTCGTCACCCACCCACGACACCCGGTGATCGCGCTGATCACCGAGTGGATGAACGCCGAAGGCCTGCGCGAGTACCGCGACAGCGACTCGGATCTGGGCGGGACCATGCGGCTGGGGGCTCAGGCCTCGACGCTGGTCCGCGGGACGCGGTTCCACCGGGTCTATGGCAAGGATGTGATCCGCGAGCGGCATCGCCACCGGTATGAGTTCAACAACGGCTATGCCGAGCGCCTGACGGACGCGGGGCTGGTGATCGCCGGCTGGTCGGGGGATGGCCATCTGGTCGAGGCGGTGGAGCTGCCGGATCATCCCTGGTTCCTGGCCTGCCAGTTCCATCCGGAGTTCACCTCGACGCCGCGCGATGGCCACCCGCTGTTCGCCGATTTCATTGACGCCGCCACCGCCCAGCGCGATGCGCGCGCGGACCAGGCCTCGTGA
- the tilS gene encoding tRNA lysidine(34) synthetase TilS, with protein sequence MSAAVDVARLEAALPARCPELVVAFSGGLDSTVLLHLAAQGQRPVRAVHVHHGLQPAADDWAAHCRATALGLGVGFEQLNVRPDHRDEGQEGGARDARYRALAAGLDHHEAVLTAHHADDQLETLLYRFLRGTGPDGLAGIAPLRPLGRGWLVRPLLDVSRVQLAAYAARHALDWVEDPSNASLDIDRNYLRHRVIPVMKARWPGAAAAAGRLADHARGQRAVIAEWLGEGRGPLSLADWRARTGPVRRLMLREWIRAGGQPLPGQKRLEAGIRALTDAAADRGPVLAWPGGQVRRHGGWLYRLPAALPAIPPSQRLPTGAREAGWGDLGVAAGLPPAGPLWLRGLYPGERLALAGRPTKPAREVLREHGVVPWWRDRLPVLVDEHDTCLAVAGLGPTREGQARWPAGGVQSFCWRPHDAAAGADWAWLTATGQIVPDGSFC encoded by the coding sequence ATGTCGGCGGCGGTCGACGTCGCGCGGCTCGAGGCGGCGCTGCCGGCCCGCTGCCCGGAGCTGGTGGTGGCCTTCAGCGGCGGGCTCGATTCCACCGTTCTGCTGCACCTTGCCGCCCAGGGCCAACGACCCGTGCGCGCCGTGCATGTCCACCATGGCCTGCAGCCGGCCGCCGACGATTGGGCGGCGCATTGCCGCGCGACCGCCCTGGGCCTGGGTGTGGGCTTCGAGCAGCTCAATGTCCGCCCTGATCACCGTGATGAGGGCCAGGAGGGCGGCGCGCGCGATGCCCGTTACCGCGCACTGGCGGCCGGGCTTGATCACCACGAAGCGGTACTCACGGCCCACCATGCCGATGACCAGCTCGAGACGCTGCTCTACCGGTTCCTGCGCGGCACCGGGCCGGATGGCCTGGCGGGGATCGCGCCGCTGCGACCGTTGGGGCGGGGCTGGCTGGTCCGCCCGCTGCTCGACGTCTCCCGTGTTCAGCTCGCCGCCTATGCCGCCCGGCATGCCCTGGATTGGGTGGAAGATCCCAGCAATGCCTCGCTGGATATCGATCGCAATTACCTGCGCCACCGCGTGATCCCGGTGATGAAGGCGCGCTGGCCGGGGGCTGCGGCGGCGGCCGGCCGCCTGGCGGATCATGCCCGCGGGCAGCGCGCGGTCATCGCAGAGTGGCTGGGCGAGGGGCGTGGGCCGCTGTCCCTGGCGGACTGGCGGGCCCGGACCGGTCCGGTCCGGCGTCTGATGCTGCGCGAGTGGATCCGCGCCGGTGGCCAGCCACTCCCCGGGCAGAAACGCCTGGAGGCCGGCATACGCGCGCTTACCGATGCCGCTGCCGACCGCGGACCGGTGCTGGCATGGCCCGGGGGGCAGGTCCGGCGTCACGGCGGGTGGTTGTATCGATTGCCCGCCGCACTGCCGGCCATTCCGCCGTCACAGCGCCTGCCGACCGGGGCCCGTGAAGCCGGCTGGGGCGACCTGGGTGTGGCGGCGGGGCTGCCCCCGGCCGGGCCTCTGTGGCTGCGCGGACTCTACCCCGGCGAGCGGCTGGCGCTGGCCGGGCGGCCCACCAAGCCCGCCCGCGAGGTGCTCCGCGAACACGGCGTGGTGCCCTGGTGGCGGGATCGACTGCCGGTGCTCGTGGATGAGCACGACACCTGTCTGGCGGTGGCGGGTCTTGGGCCGACCCGCGAGGGCCAGGCGCGCTGGCCGGCGGGCGGGGTCCAGAGCTTTTGCTGGCGGCCTCATGACGCGGCGGCCGGGGCTGACTGGGCATGGCTGACGGCCACCGGCCAGATTGTGCCAGACGGGTCGTTCTGCTAA